A genomic stretch from Streptomyces sp. QL37 includes:
- a CDS encoding DUF3558 domain-containing protein, with the protein MHRSAPRLSRILACAAVPVMLVVAGCSSDSDDAKGSASSASPSAKKAEPTVEPAKFTTLPDACDSIGKKTIEDLVPKAKTKGGTPGKSSDTASRGSCSWNGLDDNGVKGSQYRWLDVGFTRFDSDQSLGSGAKRATDDYTKQVSKAQATEGAEKAAAKPVTGLGEQATSVTYGLNKSSEDFEYATILARTGNVVVSVTYNGAGFAGAKTPSAADILKDAQKAAEEAVAAVGADAGEGKSSASPSAKTSSSPSSKSSEKASAKSPAKSSAKPSSKAVDKS; encoded by the coding sequence ATGCACCGATCAGCCCCGCGACTCTCCCGCATACTCGCCTGCGCCGCCGTTCCGGTGATGCTCGTCGTCGCCGGCTGCTCGTCGGACTCCGACGACGCGAAGGGCTCCGCCTCCTCGGCGTCCCCGAGCGCGAAGAAGGCCGAGCCCACCGTCGAGCCCGCCAAGTTCACCACGCTGCCCGACGCCTGCGACTCGATCGGGAAGAAGACGATCGAGGACCTGGTTCCGAAGGCCAAGACCAAGGGCGGCACCCCGGGCAAGTCCAGCGACACCGCGAGCCGTGGCAGCTGCTCCTGGAACGGCCTGGACGACAACGGCGTCAAGGGCTCGCAGTACCGCTGGCTCGACGTCGGCTTCACCCGCTTCGACTCGGACCAGTCCCTGGGCAGCGGAGCCAAGCGCGCGACGGACGACTACACGAAGCAGGTCTCCAAGGCGCAGGCGACCGAGGGCGCCGAGAAGGCCGCGGCCAAGCCCGTCACCGGCCTCGGTGAGCAGGCCACCTCCGTCACGTACGGCCTGAACAAGTCGAGCGAGGACTTCGAGTACGCGACGATCCTGGCCCGTACGGGGAACGTCGTCGTCAGCGTCACCTACAACGGTGCCGGGTTCGCGGGCGCCAAGACGCCCTCCGCCGCCGACATCCTCAAGGACGCCCAGAAGGCGGCCGAGGAGGCCGTCGCCGCGGTCGGCGCCGACGCCGGGGAGGGGAAGTCCTCCGCCTCCCCCTCCGCCAAGACATCGTCCTCCCCGTCGTCCAAGTCGTCGGAGAAGGCCTCCGCGAAGTCGCCCGCCAAGTCGTCCGCGAAGCCGTCCTCCAAGGCCGTCGACAAGTCGTGA
- the lysS gene encoding lysine--tRNA ligase: MPTVASSQSSTETDWVSRFADDVIAESERRAPGKPVVVASGLSPSGPIHLGNLREVMTPHLVADEIRRRGYTVRHLISWDDYDRYRKVPNGVEGVDDSWQEHIGKPLTSVPAPAGSAYPNWAEHFKAAMTAALDELGVEYDGISQTEQYTAGTYREQVLHAMKHRAGIDAVLDRYRTKKDGAAGGKGKKPQQKKVDEAELEAAEGSGAADEDDGSSGSAGYFPYKPYCGNCEKDLTVVTSYDDDTTELNYTCSACGFAETVRLNEFNRGKLVWKVDWPMRWAYEGVIFEPSGVDHSSPGSSFVVGGQIVREVFDGVQPIGPMYAFVGISGMAKMSSSKGGVPTPADALKIMEAPLLRWLYARRRPNQSFKIAFDQEIQRLYDEWDSLARKVADGTVLPADAAAYARAVGTAAGELPSTPRPLPYRTLASVADITAGAEDQTLRILSELDPENPLTSLDEARPRLDRAENWITTQVPAEARTIVRDEPDKELLGSLDDQGRESLRLLLEGLDSHWSLDGLTTLVYGVPKVLEGLAPDAKPTPELKVAQRSFFALLYRLLVGRDTGPRLPTLLLAVGADRVRTLLGA; this comes from the coding sequence GTGCCGACCGTGGCTTCGAGTCAGAGCAGCACCGAGACCGACTGGGTCTCCCGCTTCGCGGACGATGTCATCGCCGAATCGGAGCGACGTGCGCCTGGCAAACCGGTCGTCGTCGCGTCCGGTCTCTCCCCGTCGGGCCCGATCCACCTGGGCAACCTCCGTGAGGTCATGACCCCGCACCTGGTCGCCGACGAGATCCGCCGCCGCGGATACACCGTGCGCCACCTGATCTCGTGGGACGACTACGACCGCTACCGCAAGGTGCCGAACGGCGTCGAGGGCGTCGACGACTCCTGGCAGGAGCACATCGGCAAGCCGCTGACCTCCGTACCCGCCCCGGCCGGGTCCGCGTACCCGAACTGGGCCGAGCACTTCAAGGCCGCGATGACCGCGGCGCTGGACGAGCTCGGCGTGGAGTACGACGGCATCAGCCAGACCGAGCAGTACACCGCGGGCACCTACCGCGAGCAGGTCCTGCACGCGATGAAGCACCGGGCCGGCATCGACGCCGTCCTGGACCGCTACCGCACCAAGAAGGACGGCGCGGCGGGCGGCAAGGGCAAGAAGCCGCAGCAGAAGAAGGTCGACGAGGCCGAGCTGGAGGCCGCCGAGGGCTCCGGCGCGGCGGACGAGGACGACGGCAGCTCCGGTTCGGCGGGCTACTTCCCGTACAAGCCGTACTGCGGCAACTGCGAGAAGGACCTCACCGTCGTCACGTCCTACGACGACGACACGACCGAGCTGAACTACACCTGCTCGGCCTGTGGCTTCGCCGAGACGGTCCGGCTCAACGAGTTCAACCGCGGCAAGCTGGTCTGGAAGGTCGACTGGCCGATGCGCTGGGCCTACGAGGGTGTGATCTTCGAGCCCAGCGGCGTGGACCACTCCTCGCCGGGCTCCTCCTTCGTCGTCGGCGGCCAGATCGTGCGCGAGGTCTTCGACGGCGTCCAGCCGATCGGGCCGATGTACGCGTTCGTCGGGATCTCCGGCATGGCGAAGATGTCCTCCAGCAAGGGCGGCGTGCCGACCCCGGCCGACGCGCTGAAGATCATGGAGGCGCCCCTGCTGCGCTGGCTGTACGCGCGCCGCAGGCCGAACCAGTCGTTCAAGATCGCCTTCGACCAGGAGATCCAGCGGCTGTACGACGAGTGGGACTCGCTGGCCCGCAAGGTGGCCGACGGCACGGTGCTGCCCGCCGACGCCGCCGCCTACGCCCGGGCCGTCGGCACGGCCGCCGGGGAGCTGCCCAGCACCCCCCGCCCGCTGCCCTACCGCACCCTTGCCTCGGTCGCCGACATCACCGCCGGGGCGGAGGACCAGACGCTGCGCATCCTCAGCGAGCTCGACCCGGAGAACCCGCTGACCTCGCTCGACGAGGCACGGCCCCGGCTCGACCGCGCCGAGAACTGGATCACCACTCAGGTGCCGGCCGAGGCCCGCACCATCGTCCGTGACGAGCCGGACAAGGAGCTGCTGGGCTCGCTGGACGACCAGGGCCGTGAGTCGCTGCGGCTGCTGCTGGAAGGGCTCGACTCGCACTGGTCGCTGGACGGCCTGACCACGCTGGTCTACGGGGTGCCGAAGGTGCTGGAGGGCCTGGCACCGGACGCCAAGCCGACCCCCGAGCTGAAGGTCGCCCAGCGCTCCTTCTTCGCGCTGCTGTACCGGCTGCTCGTCGGCCGGGACACCGGGCCGCGCCTGCCCACGCTCCTCCTCGCGGTCGGGGCGGACCGGGTGCGGACGCTGCTCGGCGCGTAG
- the argS gene encoding arginine--tRNA ligase translates to MASVPSLASTLQQQLADALTAALPDAGTADPLLRRSDRADFQANGILALAKKLKGNPRELASKVTAALPAGELIKDIEVSGPGFLNVTLTDRAIIGTLAARAADGDRLGVPLKTAPGTTVIDYAQPNVAKEMHVGHLRSAVIGDAMVQILEFTGENVVRRHHIGDWGTQFGMLIQYLFEHPDELKHEGDKADGEAAMSSLNRVYKASRVLFDSDEEFKARSRDRVVALQAGDPETLAHWQRFVDESKIYFYSVFNKLDMEIDDPDIVGESGYNDMLEETCRILEETGVAVRSEGALCVFFDDVKGPDGNQVPLIVKKTNGGYGYAATDLSAIRDRVQDLKADTLLYVVDARQSLHFKMVFETARRAGWLNDDVKAHQLAFGTVLGKDGKPFKTREGTTVRLEDLLDEAVERATAVVREKAEKIGLSEDEIVENGRYVGVGAVKYADLSTSAVRDYKFDLDQMVSLNGDTSVYLQYAYARIRSILRKAGDAKPAAHPELDLAPAERALGLHLDQFGAVLDEVAEGYEPHKLAAYLYQLASHLTTFYDQCQVLSDENAPEVVENRLFLVELTARTLHQGMKLLGIRTPERL, encoded by the coding sequence ATGGCTTCGGTCCCTTCCCTCGCTTCCACGCTCCAGCAGCAGCTGGCGGACGCCCTGACGGCAGCACTGCCGGATGCCGGCACCGCGGACCCGCTGCTGCGCCGAAGCGACCGGGCCGACTTCCAGGCCAACGGGATCCTGGCGCTCGCCAAGAAGCTCAAGGGCAACCCGCGTGAGCTGGCCTCCAAGGTCACCGCGGCTCTCCCGGCGGGTGAGCTGATCAAGGACATCGAGGTGTCCGGCCCCGGCTTCCTCAACGTCACGCTCACCGACCGGGCGATCATCGGCACGCTCGCCGCACGGGCCGCCGACGGCGACCGGCTCGGCGTCCCGCTGAAGACCGCCCCCGGCACGACCGTGATCGACTACGCCCAGCCGAACGTGGCCAAGGAGATGCACGTCGGCCACCTGCGGTCGGCGGTCATCGGTGACGCGATGGTCCAGATCCTGGAGTTCACCGGCGAGAACGTCGTCCGGCGCCACCACATCGGCGACTGGGGCACCCAGTTCGGCATGCTCATCCAGTACCTCTTCGAGCACCCGGACGAGCTGAAGCACGAGGGTGACAAGGCCGACGGCGAGGCGGCGATGTCGTCGCTGAACCGGGTCTACAAGGCGTCGCGGGTCCTCTTCGACTCCGACGAGGAGTTCAAGGCGCGCTCCCGTGACCGGGTGGTGGCCCTCCAGGCCGGCGACCCGGAGACGCTGGCGCACTGGCAGCGCTTCGTCGACGAGTCGAAGATCTACTTCTACTCGGTCTTCAACAAGCTCGACATGGAGATCGACGACCCCGACATCGTCGGCGAGTCCGGTTACAACGACATGCTCGAGGAGACCTGCCGGATCCTGGAGGAGACGGGCGTCGCCGTCCGCTCCGAGGGCGCCCTGTGCGTGTTCTTCGACGACGTGAAGGGCCCCGACGGCAATCAGGTCCCGCTGATCGTGAAGAAGACCAACGGCGGCTACGGCTACGCGGCGACCGACCTCTCCGCGATCCGCGACCGGGTGCAGGACCTCAAGGCCGACACCCTCCTCTACGTCGTGGACGCCCGGCAGTCCCTGCACTTCAAGATGGTCTTCGAGACGGCCCGCCGCGCCGGCTGGCTGAACGACGACGTCAAGGCCCACCAGCTGGCCTTCGGCACGGTCCTCGGCAAGGACGGCAAGCCGTTCAAGACCCGTGAGGGCACCACCGTCCGGCTGGAGGACCTCCTCGACGAGGCCGTCGAGCGTGCCACCGCGGTGGTCCGGGAGAAGGCCGAGAAGATCGGCCTGTCCGAGGACGAGATCGTCGAGAACGGCCGGTACGTCGGCGTCGGCGCCGTGAAGTACGCCGACCTGTCGACCTCCGCCGTGCGGGACTACAAGTTCGACCTGGACCAGATGGTGTCGCTCAACGGCGACACGTCGGTGTACCTCCAGTACGCCTACGCCCGGATCCGCTCCATCCTGCGCAAGGCGGGCGACGCGAAGCCCGCCGCGCACCCGGAGCTGGACCTGGCCCCGGCCGAGCGCGCGCTGGGCCTGCACCTGGACCAGTTCGGCGCGGTCCTGGACGAGGTCGCCGAGGGGTACGAGCCGCACAAGCTGGCCGCGTATCTGTACCAGCTGGCCTCGCACCTCACCACGTTCTACGACCAGTGCCAGGTGCTCAGCGACGAGAACGCCCCGGAGGTCGTCGAGAACCGGCTGTTCCTCGTGGAGCTCACCGCCCGCACCCTGCACCAGGGCATGAAGCTGCTCGGCATCAGGACGCCCGAGCGCCTCTGA
- a CDS encoding SDR family NAD(P)-dependent oxidoreductase, with translation MAATPIAVITGASSGIGAATARQLAAAGFRVVLTARRKDRIEALAAELTDAGHQATAYALDVTDRAAVDEFATAFRSLAVLINNAGGALGADPVATGDPADWRQMYETNVIGTLNVTQALLPALTASGDGTVVILSSTAGLSTYEGGGGYVAAKHGEHVLAETLRLEIVGTPVRVIEIAPGMVKTDEFATTRFRGDTEKAAKVYAGVDAPLTADDVADTITWAVTRPSHVNIDLLVVRPRAQASNSKVHRTL, from the coding sequence ATGGCCGCCACCCCCATCGCCGTCATCACCGGCGCGAGCAGCGGCATCGGCGCCGCGACCGCCAGGCAGTTGGCCGCCGCCGGATTCCGCGTGGTGCTCACCGCACGCCGCAAGGACCGCATAGAGGCGCTGGCCGCCGAGCTCACCGACGCGGGCCACCAGGCGACGGCCTACGCCCTGGACGTCACCGACCGCGCCGCGGTCGACGAGTTCGCCACCGCGTTCCGCTCCCTGGCCGTCCTGATCAACAACGCCGGCGGAGCGCTGGGCGCCGACCCCGTCGCCACGGGCGACCCCGCCGACTGGCGCCAGATGTACGAGACCAACGTCATCGGCACGCTCAACGTCACCCAGGCCCTGCTCCCCGCCCTCACCGCGAGCGGCGACGGCACCGTCGTGATCCTCTCCTCGACGGCCGGTCTCTCCACGTACGAGGGCGGTGGCGGTTACGTCGCGGCCAAGCACGGCGAGCACGTGCTGGCGGAGACCCTCCGGCTGGAGATCGTCGGCACCCCGGTCCGGGTGATCGAGATCGCTCCCGGCATGGTCAAGACCGACGAGTTCGCCACCACCCGCTTCCGCGGCGACACCGAGAAGGCCGCCAAGGTCTACGCGGGCGTCGACGCCCCGCTCACCGCCGACGACGTGGCCGACACGATCACCTGGGCCGTCACCCGCCCCAGCCACGTCAACATCGACCTGCTGGTGGTCCGCCCCCGCGCCCAGGCCTCCAACTCCAAGGTGCACCGCACCCTGTGA
- a CDS encoding DUF2637 domain-containing protein → MAAMQLTRTHRVLIGVVVAGAVLIAAIGFAGSYAAVRELAEEKGFGKFSLVFPIGIDAGICVLLALDLLLTWMRIPFPLLRQTAWLLTAATIAFNGAAAWPDPLGTGMHAVIPVLFVVAVEAARHAVGRIADITADKHMEGVRLTRWLLSPVPTFKLWRRMKLWELRSYEQVIKLEQDRLIYQARLQARFGRNWRRKAPVESMMPLRLAKYGVPLAETAPAGLAAAGIEPALLPPAPEAVETEQQHPQLPYVPQPQPQEEQQQPYPQRDRYDPADQQQYPHEDPGSHDSPWFATSRVLDEAYEGAYDPEYDDGMEPAPVMIPSGAGNRTRPLGNVGTIGAFPHPRSPEADPDADPGHPQHLEPEQAVTQEADPAEWAETEAQFSKLAYEAYAEYTHQHQTHPSAEVLDITLSDVHDVHHPRSAALLRRLLPGFKQRFDNEMAADHIA, encoded by the coding sequence GTGGCCGCCATGCAGCTGACACGCACACACCGCGTGCTCATCGGGGTCGTCGTCGCCGGGGCCGTGCTCATCGCCGCGATCGGCTTCGCGGGCTCGTACGCCGCCGTGCGCGAACTCGCGGAGGAGAAGGGCTTCGGGAAGTTCTCGCTCGTCTTCCCGATCGGCATCGACGCGGGCATCTGCGTCCTGCTCGCGCTGGACCTGCTGCTGACGTGGATGCGCATCCCCTTCCCGCTGCTGCGTCAGACCGCCTGGCTGCTGACCGCGGCGACGATCGCCTTCAACGGCGCCGCCGCCTGGCCCGACCCGCTGGGCACCGGCATGCACGCGGTGATCCCCGTCCTGTTCGTGGTCGCCGTCGAGGCCGCGCGGCACGCGGTGGGCCGGATCGCGGACATCACGGCCGACAAGCACATGGAGGGCGTCCGCCTCACCCGCTGGCTGCTCTCCCCCGTCCCCACCTTCAAGCTGTGGCGCCGGATGAAGCTGTGGGAGCTGCGCAGTTACGAGCAGGTCATCAAGCTCGAACAGGACCGGCTGATCTACCAGGCCCGTCTCCAGGCCCGCTTCGGCCGCAACTGGCGGCGCAAGGCACCCGTCGAGTCGATGATGCCCCTGCGCCTGGCGAAGTACGGCGTCCCGCTCGCCGAGACCGCCCCGGCCGGCCTCGCCGCCGCGGGCATCGAGCCGGCCCTGCTGCCACCGGCCCCGGAAGCCGTGGAGACCGAGCAGCAGCACCCCCAACTCCCGTACGTCCCGCAGCCTCAGCCGCAGGAAGAACAGCAACAGCCGTATCCGCAGCGGGACCGGTACGACCCGGCCGACCAGCAGCAGTACCCCCACGAGGACCCCGGCTCGCACGACAGCCCCTGGTTCGCGACCTCCAGGGTCCTGGACGAGGCGTACGAGGGCGCGTACGACCCGGAGTACGACGACGGTATGGAGCCCGCCCCGGTGATGATTCCCTCGGGCGCCGGGAACCGGACCCGCCCGCTCGGCAACGTGGGCACGATCGGCGCGTTCCCGCACCCCCGCTCACCGGAAGCGGACCCGGACGCGGACCCGGGACACCCGCAGCATCTGGAGCCGGAGCAGGCCGTGACCCAGGAAGCCGACCCGGCCGAATGGGCCGAGACCGAGGCCCAGTTCAGCAAGCTCGCGTACGAGGCGTACGCCGAGTACACCCACCAGCACCAGACCCACCCGAGTGCCGAGGTGCTCGACATAACGCTGTCGGACGTCCACGACGTCCACCACCCGCGCAGCGCCGCCCTGCTCCGCCGGCTGCTGCCCGGTTTCAAGCAGCGCTTCGACAACGAGATGGCCGCCGACCACATCGCGTAG
- a CDS encoding RNA polymerase sigma-70 factor codes for MESERAPSGDTAGQLAGEGRPDPATETFVAHRNLLFTVAYEMLGSAADAEDALQETWLRWADVDLGTVRDPRAYLVRIATRQALSRLRTLGRRKESYVGTWLPEPLLTTPDVADDVELADSVSMAMLLVMETLTPAERAVFVLREVFALDYEEIAEAVGKSPAAVRQTAHRARSHVAARRPRGTVSPAETRGALDAFRRAVETGDLQGLLDVLAPDAVLLGDGGGVKQAVLRPVVGADKVARLLIGGLGRATALSLRTAHVNACPALVVRLGGALDTVVTVRVEDGLITGLYAVRNPEKLSRMEQETVLSR; via the coding sequence GTGGAGAGCGAACGAGCACCCAGCGGGGACACGGCCGGACAGCTCGCCGGTGAGGGACGCCCCGACCCCGCGACCGAGACGTTCGTCGCCCACCGCAACCTGCTGTTCACCGTCGCCTACGAGATGCTCGGCTCCGCCGCCGACGCGGAGGACGCCCTCCAGGAGACCTGGCTGCGGTGGGCGGACGTCGACCTCGGCACGGTCCGGGACCCCCGGGCGTACCTCGTCCGGATCGCCACGCGGCAGGCGCTGAGCCGGCTGCGTACGCTCGGCCGCCGCAAGGAGTCCTACGTCGGCACCTGGCTGCCCGAGCCGCTGCTCACCACGCCCGACGTGGCGGACGACGTCGAGCTGGCCGACAGCGTCTCGATGGCGATGCTGCTGGTGATGGAGACGCTCACACCGGCCGAACGGGCGGTGTTCGTGCTGCGCGAGGTGTTCGCACTCGACTACGAGGAGATCGCCGAAGCCGTGGGCAAGAGCCCCGCCGCGGTCCGCCAGACCGCCCACCGGGCACGGTCCCACGTCGCGGCGCGCCGTCCGCGAGGGACCGTCTCCCCCGCCGAGACCCGGGGCGCGCTCGACGCGTTCAGGCGCGCCGTGGAAACGGGCGATCTACAGGGCCTCCTCGACGTCCTCGCCCCGGACGCCGTCCTCCTCGGGGACGGCGGAGGGGTCAAGCAGGCCGTCCTCCGCCCCGTCGTGGGGGCCGACAAGGTGGCCCGGCTGCTGATCGGCGGGCTCGGCAGGGCCACCGCGCTGTCGCTGCGGACGGCACACGTCAATGCCTGCCCGGCGCTGGTCGTCAGGCTCGGCGGCGCGCTCGACACCGTGGTGACGGTACGCGTCGAGGACGGCCTCATCACCGGGCTCTACGCCGTGCGCAATCCCGAGAAGCTGTCACGCATGGAGCAGGAGACCGTCCTGAGCCGCTGA
- a CDS encoding carboxymuconolactone decarboxylase family protein — translation MDARFNLFENEIGMKFAKRFAGTGLVVQQSTLPKATQELVSLRVSQINGCGHCIDMHVKEAEAAGETAVRLHLVAAWRESTVFTEAEQAALALAEEGTRLADAQPGVSDETWAQVRKHYDDDQVAALISLVALMNAANRLAVITHQKGGSYEAGAFAAAFG, via the coding sequence ATGGACGCACGGTTCAACCTTTTCGAGAACGAGATCGGTATGAAGTTCGCCAAGCGGTTCGCCGGCACGGGTCTGGTGGTCCAGCAGTCGACGCTTCCGAAGGCCACGCAGGAGCTGGTGTCGCTGCGCGTCAGCCAGATCAACGGCTGCGGGCACTGCATCGACATGCACGTGAAGGAGGCGGAGGCCGCCGGGGAGACCGCGGTCCGGCTCCATCTCGTCGCCGCCTGGCGCGAGTCCACCGTGTTCACCGAGGCCGAGCAGGCGGCGCTGGCGCTCGCCGAGGAGGGCACGCGGCTCGCCGACGCCCAGCCGGGTGTGTCCGACGAGACCTGGGCCCAGGTGCGCAAGCACTACGACGACGACCAGGTCGCCGCGCTGATCTCCCTGGTCGCCCTGATGAACGCGGCCAACCGGCTCGCCGTGATCACGCACCAGAAGGGCGGCTCCTACGAGGCCGGAGCCTTCGCCGCCGCGTTCGGCTGA
- a CDS encoding helix-turn-helix transcriptional regulator: protein MGTEIQDFAALLRELKERSGLSYGALARKLHMSTSTVHRYCNGDAVPHDYAPVERFARVCRASSDELMALHRKWILADEAKRRGPRRPQAAGTADVSPDEPDEPDEPDEPHASAAVLAESGPDASGPTVPGPAPTDGAALQAEAELPSRTEAESVAEDVTPQGSRPGVPAPRRRTSRKLRVLFTAVAVVALTVSAALTVRGLGSDEPSDDGRADVGLSLPPVVPTGRASGSEKPSRSGSPSADPSRTASSPAAGKSATPSPSSRRPESGGGVPVHATISSYNWESPCGQYYLFDQAPDDLPPAPPPQDTRGWARVLDGVDGGDMKLELTLQGTSGEAVVLNGLHVRVLGRNAPLAWGAYSMGNGCGGGITPQTFDIDLDDSRPRTKPVAGEDAGVVVPAKDFPYRVSSTDVEVFHLDAHVEGHDVTWYLELEWTSGGRRGMLRIDDGGKPFRTSSLTARPSYYYRSDTAQWVPEEWGPEGQ, encoded by the coding sequence GTGGGCACAGAGATCCAGGACTTCGCGGCGCTGCTCAGGGAGCTGAAGGAGAGGTCCGGGCTCAGTTACGGGGCGCTCGCCCGGAAGCTGCACATGAGCACCTCGACCGTGCACCGGTACTGCAACGGTGACGCCGTACCCCACGACTACGCGCCCGTCGAACGCTTCGCGCGGGTGTGCCGGGCTTCATCCGACGAGTTGATGGCCCTTCACCGGAAGTGGATCCTCGCCGACGAGGCGAAGCGGCGGGGGCCTCGGAGGCCTCAGGCGGCCGGGACCGCCGACGTGTCCCCCGACGAGCCCGACGAGCCCGACGAGCCCGACGAGCCCCACGCGTCCGCTGCCGTGCTCGCGGAGTCCGGGCCCGACGCGTCCGGGCCGACGGTGCCCGGGCCCGCACCGACCGACGGCGCCGCCCTCCAGGCTGAAGCGGAACTCCCGTCGCGAACCGAAGCGGAATCCGTGGCGGAGGACGTGACACCCCAGGGGTCGCGCCCCGGCGTCCCCGCTCCGCGTCGCCGCACCAGCAGGAAGCTGCGTGTCCTGTTCACCGCGGTGGCGGTCGTGGCGCTCACGGTTTCCGCCGCCCTCACCGTCCGTGGCCTCGGAAGTGACGAGCCCTCGGACGACGGGCGGGCGGACGTGGGGCTCAGCCTCCCGCCGGTCGTGCCGACCGGCAGGGCGAGCGGGAGCGAGAAACCGAGCAGGAGCGGCAGCCCGTCCGCCGATCCCAGCCGAACCGCCTCCTCTCCGGCCGCCGGGAAGAGCGCCACGCCCTCGCCGTCCTCGCGCCGGCCGGAGAGCGGTGGTGGCGTACCCGTGCACGCGACCATCAGTTCGTACAACTGGGAATCACCCTGCGGGCAGTACTACTTGTTCGACCAGGCGCCCGACGACCTGCCGCCGGCGCCCCCGCCCCAGGACACCCGTGGCTGGGCGCGGGTCCTCGACGGTGTGGACGGGGGTGACATGAAGCTCGAACTCACCCTCCAGGGGACGTCCGGTGAGGCGGTCGTGCTGAACGGGCTGCACGTGCGGGTGCTGGGGCGCAACGCACCGCTCGCCTGGGGTGCGTACTCGATGGGGAACGGCTGTGGAGGTGGCATCACGCCACAGACCTTCGACATCGACCTGGACGACAGCCGGCCGCGCACGAAGCCCGTCGCGGGCGAGGACGCGGGCGTGGTCGTCCCCGCGAAGGACTTCCCCTACCGGGTGAGCTCCACCGACGTCGAGGTCTTCCACCTCGACGCGCACGTGGAGGGGCACGACGTCACCTGGTACCTGGAGCTGGAGTGGACCAGCGGCGGCAGGAGGGGGATGCTGCGCATCGACGACGGGGGCAAGCCCTTCCGTACGAGCAGCCTCACGGCCCGGCCGTCGTACTACTACCGCTCGGACACGGCGCAGTGGGTCCCGGAGGAGTGGGGGCCGGAGGGGCAGTGA
- a CDS encoding RtcB family protein, whose translation MSYVEVPGAQVPIRMWADPASVEDGAMQQLRNVSTLPWIKGLAVMPDVHFGKGATVGSVIAMHGAVCPAAVGVDIGCGMSAVKTSLTANDLPGDLSRLRSKIEQAIPVGRGMHDDTVDPGKLHGFPTSGWDDFWSRFDGIAEAVKFRQERATKQMGTLGSGNHFIEFCLDESGSVWLMLHSGSRNIGKELADFHIGQAQKLPHNQGLVDRDLAVFIAETPQMAAYRNDLFWAQEYAKYNRAIMMGLFQDVVRKEFKKARVTFEPVISCHHNYVAEERYEGMDLLVTRKGAIRAGSGEFGIIPGSMGTGSYIVKGLGNAKSFNSASHGAGRRMSRNAAKRKFSTQDLEDQTRGVECRKDSGVVDEIPAAYKPIEQVIDQQRDLVEVVAKLKQVVCVKG comes from the coding sequence ATGTCGTATGTAGAGGTACCGGGTGCGCAGGTTCCGATCCGCATGTGGGCGGATCCGGCGTCGGTCGAGGACGGCGCGATGCAGCAGCTGCGGAACGTCTCCACACTGCCCTGGATCAAGGGCCTCGCGGTCATGCCGGACGTCCACTTCGGCAAGGGCGCGACCGTCGGCTCGGTGATCGCGATGCACGGCGCGGTCTGCCCGGCCGCGGTGGGCGTGGACATCGGCTGCGGGATGTCGGCGGTGAAGACGTCGCTCACGGCCAACGACCTGCCGGGAGACCTCTCGCGACTGCGGTCGAAGATCGAGCAGGCGATCCCGGTCGGCCGGGGGATGCACGACGACACGGTGGACCCGGGCAAGCTCCACGGCTTCCCGACGAGCGGCTGGGACGACTTCTGGTCGCGGTTCGACGGGATCGCCGAGGCGGTCAAATTCCGCCAGGAGCGCGCCACGAAGCAGATGGGAACGCTCGGAAGTGGAAATCACTTCATCGAGTTCTGTCTCGACGAGTCCGGGTCGGTGTGGCTGATGCTGCACTCCGGCTCCCGGAACATCGGCAAGGAGCTCGCCGACTTCCACATCGGGCAGGCCCAGAAGCTTCCGCACAACCAGGGCCTCGTCGACCGCGACCTGGCGGTCTTCATCGCGGAGACCCCGCAGATGGCGGCTTACCGCAACGATCTGTTCTGGGCGCAGGAGTACGCCAAGTACAACCGCGCGATCATGATGGGCCTCTTCCAGGACGTGGTCCGGAAGGAATTCAAGAAGGCCAGGGTCACGTTCGAGCCGGTCATCTCCTGCCACCACAACTACGTGGCGGAGGAGCGGTACGAAGGCATGGATCTGCTGGTCACCCGGAAGGGTGCGATCCGCGCGGGCTCGGGGGAGTTCGGGATCATCCCCGGCTCCATGGGGACCGGCTCGTACATCGTGAAGGGGCTCGGGAACGCGAAGTCGTTCAACTCCGCCTCGCACGGAGCGGGCCGGCGGATGAGCAGGAACGCCGCCAAGCGGAAGTTCTCCACGCAGGACCTCGAGGACCAGACCCGGGGTGTGGAGTGCCGCAAGGACTCCGGTGTGGTGGACGAGATCCCGGCGGCGTACAAGCCGATCGAGCAGGTCATCGACCAGCAGCGCGACCTGGTCGAGGTCGTGGCGAAGCTCAAGCAGGTCGTCTGCGTGAAGGGCTGA